A single window of Leptolyngbya ohadii IS1 DNA harbors:
- a CDS encoding HAD family hydrolase, whose protein sequence is MLKAVLFDFNGVIINDEPLHDRLLEQILLEENLRFKPNEFREVCLGRSDRVCLTELLERRGRMVTEENLVKLIARKSFLYQQQIESMDKLPIYSGLTDLLFQLRAAKLPLAVVSGAVRAEIEQVLKQANLTQYFSAIVAGDEIKTSKPDPEGYLLAVDRLNAQFPDLQLQPQNCLVIEDTFSGIEAAKRAGMQVVGVANSYPFHMMQRCSNWAVDYLNELEFDRVKEVFAKSAAGTTRKS, encoded by the coding sequence ATGCTAAAAGCTGTTCTTTTTGACTTTAACGGCGTCATCATCAACGATGAGCCGCTACACGATCGCCTACTGGAGCAAATTCTGCTGGAGGAAAACCTGCGGTTCAAGCCCAACGAGTTTCGGGAGGTTTGCCTGGGACGCAGCGATCGAGTTTGTCTAACGGAACTGCTAGAGCGGCGCGGGCGGATGGTCACAGAAGAGAATTTAGTTAAGCTGATTGCCCGCAAATCGTTTTTATATCAGCAGCAAATTGAATCGATGGACAAATTACCCATCTATTCAGGATTAACGGATCTGCTGTTTCAGCTTCGTGCCGCCAAGCTGCCGTTAGCCGTGGTGAGTGGGGCAGTGCGGGCAGAAATTGAACAGGTGCTAAAGCAGGCAAACCTGACGCAGTATTTTTCTGCGATCGTCGCTGGAGACGAAATAAAAACCAGCAAACCTGACCCGGAGGGTTATCTGCTGGCAGTCGATCGCCTCAACGCGCAGTTTCCCGACCTACAGCTTCAGCCGCAAAACTGTCTGGTGATTGAGGACACTTTTTCCGGAATCGAAGCGGCAAAACGGGCAGGAATGCAGGTAGTTGGGGTTGCGAATTCCTATCCCTTCCACATGATGCAGCGTTGCTCCAACTGGGCGGTCGATTATCTAAACGAACTAGAATTCGATCGGGTGAAGGAAGTGTTTGCCAAATCTGCTGCGGGGACGACGCGCAAATCCTAA
- a CDS encoding DoxX family protein: MDEQYSYRSGNHPIESIKSIARFILAIGMIVVGLQHFVLPEGFAKIIPEFIPFPFTLVYLSGFLETIAGVGLLIPQFSQQSAWMLVLLYITVFPANLNQAINNIPVDALPHDPPLIWLRLPFQLFLVSWAWWLTRDRKRFPKIS, translated from the coding sequence ATGGACGAACAGTATTCTTATCGCTCTGGCAATCATCCCATCGAATCGATTAAATCTATTGCTCGGTTCATTCTGGCGATCGGCATGATCGTCGTTGGATTACAGCACTTTGTGCTTCCCGAAGGCTTTGCCAAAATTATTCCAGAATTTATTCCCTTTCCGTTCACGCTGGTTTACCTGAGCGGTTTTCTAGAAACGATCGCAGGCGTTGGCTTACTCATTCCCCAATTTAGCCAGCAATCTGCCTGGATGCTTGTACTCCTATATATCACTGTCTTTCCTGCCAATCTTAATCAGGCAATTAACAACATTCCTGTCGATGCGTTACCCCACGATCCACCCTTGATCTGGCTCCGATTGCCCTTTCAGCTATTCCTGGTGTCCTGGGCATGGTGGTTGACCAGAGATCGAAAAAGATTCCCGAAAATCAGCTAA
- a CDS encoding phycobilisome linker polypeptide: MRMFKVTACVPSQTRIRTQRELQNTYFTKLVPYDNWFKEQQRIQKMGGKIVKVELATGKPGLNAGLK; this comes from the coding sequence ATGCGGATGTTCAAAGTAACGGCTTGCGTTCCCAGCCAAACGCGGATTCGCACCCAGCGGGAACTGCAAAACACCTATTTCACCAAGCTGGTTCCCTACGACAACTGGTTTAAGGAACAGCAGCGGATTCAAAAGATGGGCGGCAAGATTGTCAAGGTCGAATTGGCGACTGGCAAGCCGGGCTTAAATGCCGGACTCAAGTAG
- the apcB gene encoding allophycocyanin subunit beta, which produces MQDAITSVINSADVQGKYLDTSAIEKLKSYFSSGELRVRAATTISANAAAIVKEAVAKSLLYSDITRPGGNMYTTRRYAACIRDLDYYLRYSTYAMLAGDPSILDERVLNGLKETYNSLGVPIAATVQAIQAMKEVTASLVGADAGKEMGVYFDYISSGLS; this is translated from the coding sequence ATGCAAGACGCTATTACTTCTGTAATCAACTCGGCTGACGTTCAGGGCAAGTACCTGGATACCTCCGCAATCGAGAAGCTGAAGAGCTACTTCTCCAGCGGTGAACTGCGCGTTCGTGCAGCAACCACCATCAGCGCTAATGCTGCTGCAATCGTGAAGGAAGCAGTTGCTAAGTCCCTGCTGTACTCGGACATCACCCGTCCCGGCGGCAACATGTACACCACCCGTCGCTATGCTGCTTGCATCCGCGACCTCGACTACTACCTCCGCTATTCCACCTACGCAATGCTGGCTGGAGATCCTTCCATCCTGGATGAGCGTGTGCTGAATGGTCTGAAGGAAACCTACAACTCGCTGGGTGTACCGATCGCTGCTACCGTGCAGGCAATCCAGGCAATGAAGGAAGTCACCGCTAGCCTGGTTGGTGCTGACGCTGGTAAGGAAATGGGCGTTTACTTCGACTACATCAGCTCTGGCTTGAGCTAA
- the apcA gene encoding allophycocyanin subunit alpha, which translates to MSIVTKSIVNADAEARYLSPGELDQIKGFVTSGERRLRIAQVLTDSRERIVKQAGDQLFQKRPDVVSPGGNAYGEEMTATCLRDLDYYLRLITYGVVSGDVTPIEEIGIVGVREMYKSLGTPIDAVAEGVRAMKNAATSMMSGEDAAEAGSYFDYVIGAMQ; encoded by the coding sequence ATGAGTATTGTCACGAAGTCAATCGTGAATGCTGATGCTGAGGCTCGCTATCTCAGCCCTGGTGAACTGGATCAAATCAAAGGCTTCGTCACCTCTGGTGAGCGTCGTCTGCGGATCGCTCAGGTGCTGACCGACTCCCGTGAGCGCATTGTGAAGCAAGCTGGCGATCAGCTCTTCCAAAAGCGTCCTGACGTTGTTTCCCCCGGTGGCAACGCTTACGGCGAAGAAATGACCGCTACCTGCCTGCGTGACCTCGACTACTACCTGCGCCTCATCACCTACGGAGTCGTTTCCGGTGATGTGACCCCGATCGAAGAAATCGGTATCGTGGGTGTTCGTGAGATGTACAAGTCTCTGGGTACTCCGATCGATGCAGTTGCTGAAGGCGTTCGCGCAATGAAGAATGCTGCTACGTCGATGATGTCGGGTGAAGATGCCGCTGAAGCTGGCTCCTACTTCGACTACGTTATCGGCGCAATGCAATAA
- the hpsE gene encoding hormogonium polysaccharide biosynthesis glycosyltransferase HpsE → MTDFTVVIPTYNGEHRLPGILQCLRSQVCPPDFSWEIIVVDNNSADRTAQLIAKYQTSEESQFPCPLRYAFEPRQGAGFARQLGIEEAHSEFIGFLDDDNLPDEDWVTAAYLFAQSHPQAGAIASRIWGDFAVPPAPELKPLLPFLALTNRGDQPLRYDPRKPLLPPSAGLVVRRSAWQGNVPSHLVLNGRTPGSMVTGEDLEVLAHLQRSGWEIWYNPAMKLRHTIAAARLQAEYLLPFFNGIGLSRYATRMAGLPTWQRGYMTIAYAINDLRKIVLHQWNYRGKVRSNLVAACQWELLKSSFISPLYLWQQGYLKRFSQE, encoded by the coding sequence ATGACTGACTTTACGGTTGTCATTCCCACCTATAACGGCGAACATCGTCTTCCCGGCATCCTGCAATGTCTTCGATCGCAGGTTTGTCCCCCAGATTTCTCCTGGGAAATTATTGTGGTGGACAACAACAGTGCCGATCGGACTGCCCAACTGATTGCTAAGTATCAAACCAGTGAGGAGAGCCAGTTTCCCTGTCCGTTACGGTATGCATTTGAGCCACGGCAGGGCGCAGGCTTTGCGCGACAGCTTGGGATCGAGGAGGCACACAGCGAATTTATCGGCTTCCTGGACGACGATAATTTACCCGATGAAGATTGGGTGACTGCCGCCTATTTATTTGCCCAGAGCCATCCCCAGGCAGGGGCGATCGCTAGCCGCATCTGGGGAGATTTTGCAGTACCGCCTGCACCCGAACTAAAACCCCTGCTGCCGTTCCTGGCCTTGACCAATCGGGGCGATCAGCCGTTGCGGTATGACCCTCGTAAGCCGTTATTGCCCCCCTCCGCAGGATTGGTGGTGCGGCGATCGGCTTGGCAGGGAAATGTTCCTAGCCATCTGGTACTGAATGGTCGGACTCCCGGCAGTATGGTGACTGGAGAAGATCTGGAAGTGCTGGCACATCTTCAGCGATCGGGCTGGGAAATTTGGTACAACCCGGCAATGAAACTGCGGCACACCATCGCGGCGGCACGGCTTCAGGCGGAGTATTTGCTGCCGTTCTTTAATGGAATTGGCTTGAGTCGATACGCAACGCGCATGGCAGGACTTCCCACCTGGCAACGGGGATATATGACGATCGCCTATGCAATCAACGATTTGCGAAAAATAGTTCTTCACCAGTGGAACTATCGCGGCAAGGTGCGATCGAATCTGGTGGCAGCCTGTCAGTGGGAATTGCTGAAAAGCAGTTTTATTAGCCCGCTCTATTTGTGGCAGCAGGGATACTTGAAGCGATTTTCTCAAGAATAG
- the hpsE gene encoding hormogonium polysaccharide biosynthesis glycosyltransferase HpsE: protein MISNSEAVHFTVAIPTYNGEKTLPLVLEKLRSQITPETLSWEVIIIDNNSTDRTAETIASWQANFPVPLHYHLETKQGSAYARQKAVQMAQGEWIGFLDDDNLPDSCWVSAAYHFGTEHSKAGVIGGQIHGKYEIDPPLNFDRAKGFLVIRKYAQAAKQFEPEKLRLPPGAGLVVRRQAWIESMPNRFVRAHRGGHDYEISLRIYKQGWQIWYNPEMEIEHLIPAWRMEKAYLNKIARIYGLCTCEIRLILARSWQKPILLIRSFLGGLKHTMLHLIRHRQRAFSDLGLSCETAFFIGSMLSPFEYIWKQIDRLRVNLIARAIDGNS, encoded by the coding sequence ATGATTTCTAATTCTGAAGCGGTTCATTTTACGGTTGCCATTCCAACCTATAACGGTGAGAAAACTCTGCCGCTCGTTCTGGAAAAATTGCGATCGCAAATTACCCCTGAGACGCTGAGTTGGGAAGTCATTATTATTGACAACAACAGCACCGATCGAACGGCAGAAACTATTGCTTCCTGGCAGGCTAATTTTCCAGTTCCGCTGCATTATCATCTGGAAACCAAGCAGGGTTCAGCCTATGCTCGACAGAAGGCAGTTCAAATGGCGCAAGGGGAATGGATCGGGTTTCTAGATGATGATAATTTGCCTGATTCGTGTTGGGTTTCAGCCGCTTATCACTTTGGAACCGAGCATTCTAAAGCGGGTGTCATCGGTGGACAAATTCACGGTAAATATGAGATTGATCCTCCCCTCAATTTCGATCGAGCAAAGGGGTTTTTAGTAATTCGGAAATATGCTCAGGCGGCAAAGCAATTTGAGCCAGAAAAACTGCGACTGCCTCCCGGTGCAGGGCTAGTTGTTCGCAGGCAAGCCTGGATCGAAAGTATGCCCAATCGCTTTGTACGTGCCCATCGTGGTGGACACGACTACGAGATTTCGCTGCGGATTTACAAGCAGGGTTGGCAAATTTGGTATAACCCGGAAATGGAAATTGAACATCTCATTCCGGCATGGCGGATGGAGAAAGCATATCTCAATAAAATCGCTCGAATTTATGGACTATGTACCTGCGAAATTCGTTTGATTTTGGCGCGATCGTGGCAGAAACCTATCCTATTAATCAGAAGCTTTCTCGGCGGATTAAAACATACAATGCTTCACTTAATTCGCCACCGACAGCGGGCATTTTCCGATCTGGGGCTTTCCTGCGAAACGGCATTTTTTATAGGCAGTATGCTCAGCCCATTTGAATATATTTGGAAACAGATCGATCGACTCAGGGTAAACCTGATAGCAAGGGCGATCGATGGGAACAGCTAG